The Amphiura filiformis unplaced genomic scaffold, Afil_fr2py scaffold_24, whole genome shotgun sequence genomic interval TGggatggaggaggaggagaaaaGTAGCTGGAGTGATAAATGGCAAACAGATAGAAACAGGTAGTACTCTGTGTTTAAAAGAAGTCATTTACAATTTAAATTCCTAAAATCAAGATTGTtctctattatttatttattttctttaatcACAGCTTCGAATCTTAGCCATGGATTACTATAATTGCAACAGTTCTACCAATATATACCACAAAATAAGAAGAATTGAGCTGGAAAGACAACAAATAGCAGACGACATCTCAAGAACTGAAAATGGTGAACAATGCTGTCAAACAGTTGCTTTGACAACCAAAGTACCCCACATAGCTGACATGCCTGTTGGCAGACAGAATGTGTGTGAGGTGTGTGAACAATTTACGCAAGCACCGAGGGCGCCTTTCGATGCATGTTCACTGAACTCACAAAACTGCCATTCCACTATGTTGAATACAGTGGTGCATAATTTGGCAACCTCGCCTGATAGCTGTTTGTATGTAGACAATTATTACAGTCCATACAGTCATTTTGAATTGTGCTGTAAGAGCAGACATTTATACAATACTCATAAATATCCATGTAATACAGAgaatttattacatcaaaaacaGTTACAAAATAGTGATGACTCTCTTATCATGGGCTCAAGCaatatttgcaaacattgttATAATGAACCCAAATCTTCTAGTAATCAGCAGTGTAAACATTTTGGGGAGGAAATACTTCATAAATATAAAAATTGCACGGAAGATGAGACATTCAGTGGTCTTGGATGCAGGACTAATAAAAGtgttaatttctttgcaataaGAATGGATTTATATGAAGACTTCGCTGAGAGACTAGGTTTGCGTAGTCCTGTGATGGATAGTGAGCTGAAGTCTGCTttagctttaattgatataaagGTAAGCTTatcattattagtattattttaaaaagctAACATAAAATGGCAATTAAGAATGATTGTTTACTTATATTATGATCAGATCAAGTCATGATAGGTGGAActtataacattgtggattgagcAAAAAAGTTTGAACAGTCATTCAATTGAACAAAAATAATTGAGTCTCAACGTCAATATTTCGATGTAAAGACATACCGTAAAAccacgtctacaagcatatatagtgttttttataaaagcttaattaattcgaagcaagcgttaatataccaatacaattgatcggtcttaaaataatacttgtttgtatatgcttggatccgtaatttatttgctgaaactccataatggcgactggattaatataactttcatcagaagcacactatatgcttgtagacggggttttacggtatgttttcATCAGGAGAACTCCAGAGATGTTATGAAGCAGTTGATTTCACGATGACCTGAGATGACCTTAGGTTGTATCAGTGAAATGTAATGTGTCGGAATCTCAAAGCCATGGTCTCGGTTGAGTTGCATCGAGTGTCTGCTGATTTGTATGGCTTCCCTCACTAGGCATGGGTACTCTAttgtagatccattttctatctattgactaCACAGAAtcctttgtggagctgttttcaacgcTAATATTATCTCACTCGCATGAAAATCCAATGGTGACTAGAACAGATATGTCAACcctggaggtcaaaaattggactggcaAGAACAACCACTAGTGGCGCATCATATTGTGAATCGCAAGAATTATAGCCTCTTTTCATATTCTTATTTTCAGAATGAAATTCAGCATATGTTACCGATAGCGGATGGTCTAATAACAGCACACTTACAAGAGTTACTAGTCAACTTCACCAGGGCAAATTTATCTCGTCATCTGAGATCAGCAGAGACGACAAAATTGTCTACATCATTGGAAGAAAATGATGTAACTGAAAATAATGACACTGGTTTAACAGTGCAGGAAGTTGTATCTGCCACTTTTGAGGCAGTTGTACTTCATAGTAAACAGGTGAGTTTGTATAATGGAGGGAGGGAGTttgataattataatggcactggTTTAACAGTGCAGGAAGTTGTATCTGCCACTTTTGAGGCAGTTGTACTTCATAGTAAGCAGGTGAGTTTGTATAATGGAGGGAGGGAGTttgataattataatggcactggTTTAACAGTGCAGGAAGTTGTATCTGCCACTTTTGAGGCAGTTGTACTTCATAGTAAACAGGTGAGTTTGTATAATGGAGGGAGTGAGTttgataattataatggcactggTTTAACAGTGCAGGAAGTTGTATCTGCCACTTTTGAGGCAGTTGTACTTCATAGTAAGCAGGTGAGTTTGTATAATGGAGGGAGGGAGTttgataattataatggcactggTTTAACAGTGCAGGAAGTTGTATCTGCCACTTTTGAGGCAGTTGTACTTCATAGTAAACAGGTGAGTTTGTATAATGGAGGGAGTGAGTttgataattataatggcactggTTTAACAGTGCAGGAAGTTGTATCTGCCACTTTTGAGGCAGTTGTACTTCATAGTAAACAGGTGAGTTTGTATAATGGAGGGAGTGAGTttgataattataatggcactggTTTAACAGTGCAGGAAGTTGTATCTGCCACTTTTGAGGCAGTTGTACTTCATAGTAAGCAGGTGAGTTTGTATAATGGAGGGAGGGAGTttgataattataatggcactggTTTAACAGTGCAGGAAGTTGTATCTGCCACTTTTGAGGCAGTTGTACTTCATAGTAAGCAGGTGAGTTTGTATAATGGAGGGAGGGAGTttgataattataatggcactggTTTAACAGTGCAGGAAGTTGTATCTGCCACTTTTGAGGCAGTTGTACTTCATAGTAAACAGGTGAGTTTGTATAATGGAGGGAGTGAGTttgataattataatggcactggTTTAACAGTGCAGGAAGTTGTATCTGCCACTTTTGAGGCAGTTGTACTTCATAGTAAGCAGGTGAGTTTGTATAATGGAGGGAGTGAGTttgataattataatggcactggTTTAACAGTGCAGGAAGTTGTATCTGCCACTTTTGAGGCAGTTGTACTTCATAGTAAGCAGGTGAGTTTGTATAATGGAGGGAGTGAGtttgataattataatgacactggTTTTACAGTGCAGGAAGTTGTATCTGCCACTTTTGAGGCAGTTGTACTTCATAGTAAACAGGTGAGTTTGTATAATGGAGGGAGTGAGTttgataattataatggcactggTTTAACAGTGCAGGAAGTTGTATCTGCCACTTTTGAGGCAGTTGTACTTCATAGTAAACAGGTGAGTTTGTATAATGGAGGGAGTGAGTttgataattataatggcactggTTTAACAGTGCAGGAAGTTGTATCTGCCACTTTTGAGGCAGTTGTACTTCATAGTAAGCAGGTGAGTTTGTATAATGGAGGGAGTGAGTttgataattataatggcactggTTTAACAGTGCAGGAAGTTGTATCTGCCACTTTTGAGGCAGTTGTACTTCATAGTAAACAGGTGAGTTTGTATAATGGAGGGAGTGAGTttgataattataatggcactggTTTAACAGTGCAGGAAGTTGTATCTGCCACTTTTGAGGCAGTTGTACTTCATAGTAAGCAGGTGAGTTTGTATAATGGAGGGAGTGAGTttgataattataatggcactggTTTAACAGTGCAGGAAGTTGTATCTGCCACTTTTGAGGCAGTTGTACTTCATAGTAAACAGGTGAGTGTGTAtaatggagggagggagggagcttgataattataatggcactggTTTAACAGTGCAGGAAGTTGTATCTGCCACTTTTGAGGCAGTTGTACTTCATAGTAAACAGGTAAGTTTTcataatttcatgcaatgatgTCTACattctgtccacatagaagtacaaagtaaatagactgTAGAAActagaggtatgagaataattatttcagtgcaatgcgtgtgtaaatgcttctttggcatgccaactgctgcgcgatttgtacttgtcgAGCGCACCATgctctttacacagcgcttttttttaacacgcagtgcgtgtgacgcaaagcatcgacccgcgatgccacagatttggtttgtacttctatgtggacagactgtagcgcACAGTTAATCAGGAGCATGAAATCAAGGTGTCTATACatcacaaatgtttttttaaatgaagGTCACATGGCTGAATATGACAGGGATCTGTATGGTGTGGAGCTTGGACTGTATACTGGTTCTGAGAACCACTTTAAACAAAGTTGTActatactgtgcacaaaaagtatccaaacacttaAAGCTATGTCTTGCAGACACTGGACCTAATTTGCCAAATGTGActcatcacatcgaaacacggcagttgtcagatggccacatttaaagataaataaaaatataaagaaaattataAGGAATTTGAActctatttgtcacataaaatcaccattctacatgcgacatcaatggatgaggtgtcattttaaagcataAAAGCAGTCCTCTAACTTGGTGATGTAATATAGAAGTCCATTTTGACGACAACTGTTGTGTTtcaatgtgatgggtcacaaatgaaTAATCAACAGATGGGAATTTTgctctgcatattttgatacctcattcgactTCGTGCCATTTCCTaacttataccaatttgaataaaaaagagagcatttcaaaagtgacaacatTTACAGACTTTTCTCTTGAAAAACATTAATTATGAGCACGGCAAGTGAGTGTTGCTCTCTCACTTATATTGAACCCATTAGAGTAGCCAGTAGGAATCACCCTGAAGGAGGAACTAGCtcaaatttgttacttttgaaaagctctctttttCCATTCATTTCGGTATAACTTGGGGAAATAAAGTTGGATtgtgccaaatgaggtatcaaaatatgcataataAAATTATCCATCTAATGATTACTTTGCATGGTACTTTAGGTTTTAGTGTCttca includes:
- the LOC140143592 gene encoding uncharacterized protein produces the protein MSLPLFFQRISRKFTNVTQIMARNPETTIVCLALLFQLLMTRLSVTWSGAASDDTPTPQPNRIFPTDSFVYDYPDGNLNLAQQRIQEMDADVSLAMYYAHWDSTSLLLAHDLDDMAKGLVGKVTFVAVNCWWPYGACRQKIQAPFYPVLIAHHGQQEGLQYKGILTAPEIHRFLHKVTAPFLYVTDKDMLDRLQAQEDTLVIAHFNFTNYQEEEPPGFDSFHRAALLALEKDPIQHVQFGIITNPTLAESINLDKPRIIVLLRTLKEPLYYPAKRKFKAKFIMHWVFDNREQLVQWIVPVGVKSLIMSKQLQTKPAVILFTPHMHSNSFLNDIHLLRILAMDYYNCNSSTNIYHKIRRIELERQQIADDISRTENGEQCCQTVALTTKVPHIADMPVGRQNVCEVCEQFTQAPRAPFDACSLNSQNCHSTMLNTVVHNLATSPDSCLYVDNYYSPYSHFELCCKSRHLYNTHKYPCNTENLLHQKQLQNSDDSLIMGSSNICKHCYNEPKSSSNQQCKHFGEEILHKYKNCTEDETFSGLGCRTNKSVNFFAIRMDLYEDFAERLGLRSPVMDSELKSALALIDIKNEIQHMLPIADGLITAHLQELLVNFTRANLSRHLRSAETTKLSTSLEENDVTENNDTGLTVQEVVSATFEAVVLHSKQVSLYNGGREFDNYNGTGLTVQEVVSATFEAVVLHSKQVSLYNGGREFDNYNGTGLTVQEVVSATFEAVVLHSKQVSLYNGGSEFDNYNGTGLTVQEVVSATFEAVVLHSKQVSLYNGGREFDNYNGTGLTVQEVVSATFEAVVLHSKQVSLYNGGSEFDNYNGTGLTVQEVVSATFEAVVLHSKQVSLYNGGSEFDNYNGTGLTVQEVVSATFEAVVLHSKQVSLYNGGREFDNYNGTGLTVQEVVSATFEAVVLHSKQVSLYNGGREFDNYNGTGLTVQEVVSATFEAVVLHSKQVSLYNGGSEFDNYNGTGLTVQEVVSATFEAVVLHSKQVSLYNGGSEFDNYNGTGLTVQEVVSATFEAVVLHSKQVSLYNGGSEFDNYNDTGFTVQEVVSATFEAVVLHSKQVSLYNGGSEFDNYNGTGLTVQEVVSATFEAVVLHSKQVSLYNGGSEFDNYNGTGLTVQEVVSATFEAVVLHSKQVSLYNGGSEFDNYNGTGLTVQEVVSATFEAVVLHSKQVSLYNGGSEFDNYNGTGLTVQEVVSATFEAVVLHSKQGGRELDNYNGTGLTVQEVVSATFEAVVLHSKQNVLLFYYAPWCGFCAQLHHIYHLLGRLLKDTPNLYIARINGDLNDLPWEFSVPEYPTLLLFPARRKDNSIRYPEDWPFSLPYLLRFVLENMQ